In one window of Pseudomonas putida DNA:
- a CDS encoding hybrid sensor histidine kinase/response regulator gives MLSHIIAKLLIVDDLPENLLALDALIQGEDREVHRAQSAEQALSLLLEHEFALAILDVQMPGMNGFELAELMRGMEKTKNIPIVFVSAAGREMNYAFKGYESGAVDFLHKPLDTQAVKSKVSVFVDLYRQRQVLGRQLEALERSRQEQEQLLAQLQVARSELERAVRMRDDFMSIVSHEVRTPLNGLILETQLRKMHLSRGNLAAFSETHLHAMVERDERQINSLIRLIEDMLDVSRIRTGKLSIRPRLFDLSQLVRGLVENFSAQATALDTHIELQRCDALQGEWDEFRIEQVLANLLSNALRYGERRPVQVRVFEQTGMACVQVQDHGIGISAANQQRIFQQFERVAAHQASGGLGLGLYISEQIVQAHGGRIQVESQEGQGATFSILLPLATADQQSDQAQATSV, from the coding sequence ATGCTAAGCCACATCATCGCCAAACTGCTGATCGTCGACGATCTGCCGGAAAACCTGCTGGCCCTCGATGCCCTGATCCAGGGTGAGGACCGTGAGGTGCACCGCGCCCAGTCGGCCGAGCAGGCCTTGTCGCTGCTGCTCGAGCACGAGTTCGCCCTGGCCATCCTCGATGTGCAGATGCCGGGCATGAATGGTTTCGAGCTGGCCGAGCTGATGCGCGGCATGGAGAAGACCAAGAACATTCCGATCGTCTTCGTCAGCGCTGCTGGCCGCGAGATGAACTACGCCTTCAAGGGCTACGAGAGCGGCGCGGTGGACTTCCTGCACAAGCCGTTGGACACCCAGGCGGTCAAGAGCAAGGTGTCGGTGTTCGTCGACCTTTATCGCCAGCGCCAGGTGCTCGGGCGTCAGTTGGAAGCGCTCGAGCGCAGCCGGCAGGAGCAGGAGCAACTGCTTGCCCAGCTGCAGGTGGCACGCAGCGAGCTGGAGCGTGCGGTGCGCATGCGCGATGACTTCATGTCGATCGTTTCCCACGAAGTGCGCACGCCGCTCAACGGCCTGATCCTGGAGACCCAGCTGCGCAAGATGCATTTGTCGCGGGGCAACCTCGCGGCGTTCAGCGAAACCCACCTGCATGCGATGGTCGAGCGTGACGAACGGCAGATCAACAGCTTGATTCGGCTGATCGAGGACATGCTCGACGTGTCGCGCATCCGCACCGGCAAGCTGTCGATCCGCCCGCGGCTGTTCGACCTGTCGCAGTTGGTGCGCGGCCTGGTGGAGAACTTCTCGGCCCAGGCAACGGCGTTGGACACCCACATCGAGCTGCAACGCTGCGACGCGCTGCAGGGGGAGTGGGACGAGTTCCGTATCGAGCAGGTGCTCGCCAACTTGCTGTCCAATGCCTTGCGCTATGGCGAGCGACGCCCAGTCCAGGTGCGGGTGTTCGAACAAACCGGCATGGCCTGTGTGCAGGTCCAGGATCACGGCATCGGCATCAGTGCCGCCAACCAGCAGCGGATCTTCCAGCAGTTCGAGCGGGTTGCGGCGCACCAGGCCAGTGGTGGATTGGGGCTTGGCTTGTATATTTCCGAGCAGATCGTGCAGGCCCACGGTGGACGAATCCAGGTCGAGAGCCAAGAGGGGCAGGGTGCGACGTTCAGCATCCTGCTGCCGCTGGCGACGGCCGATCAACAAAGTGACCAGGCGCAGGCAACCTCTGTGTGA
- a CDS encoding response regulator — protein sequence MSEDAQDVVLVVEDEPVIRMILRDYLAGEGYHVLVAENGEQAFAILASKPHLDLMVTDFRLPGGISGVDIAEPAVKLRPDLKVIFISGYPAEILESGSPIARKAPILAKPFDLDTLHEQIQALLR from the coding sequence ATGAGCGAAGATGCACAAGATGTGGTGCTGGTGGTCGAGGACGAACCGGTCATCCGGATGATCCTGCGCGACTACCTGGCGGGCGAGGGCTATCACGTGCTGGTGGCCGAGAATGGTGAGCAGGCGTTCGCGATTCTGGCGAGCAAGCCGCACCTGGACCTGATGGTCACGGACTTTCGCCTGCCAGGCGGGATTTCCGGGGTTGATATCGCCGAGCCTGCGGTCAAGCTGCGCCCGGACCTCAAGGTGATCTTCATCAGCGGCTATCCCGCGGAGATCCTCGAGTCTGGCAGCCCGATCGCGCGCAAGGCGCCGATCCTGGCCAAACCGTTCGACCTCGACACCCTGCATGAACAGATCCAGGCATTGCTCAGATAA
- a CDS encoding LysE family translocator: MALHLWLTFSLAYLITSLTPGPNVLLTVRNALRYGPSGMGMTLLGNLSAQLLLISGVAMGVGALLISLPAAFLALKLVGAGYLIYLGLRQLLSRDKPKLPAGEIPPVAPRAKWRIGVEAFLVSASNPKTLVFFCAFLPQFLEPGRPIFGQFAAMFISIAAIVGLVHSFYCFTAYRFGQRLKASRLAAWFKRATGALFIGLGVRLLSTKAV, translated from the coding sequence ATGGCACTGCATCTCTGGCTGACGTTTTCCCTGGCCTACCTGATCACCTCGCTCACCCCGGGCCCCAACGTCCTGCTGACCGTACGCAACGCCCTGCGTTACGGCCCGTCCGGCATGGGCATGACGCTGCTGGGCAACCTCAGTGCGCAGTTGCTGCTGATCAGCGGTGTGGCGATGGGCGTCGGTGCGTTGTTGATCTCGCTGCCGGCGGCATTTCTGGCGTTGAAGCTGGTGGGTGCGGGGTATCTGATCTATCTGGGCCTGCGTCAGTTGCTGTCACGGGACAAGCCCAAGCTGCCCGCAGGCGAGATCCCCCCGGTAGCGCCGCGCGCGAAATGGCGGATCGGTGTCGAAGCCTTCCTGGTGTCGGCAAGCAACCCCAAGACCTTGGTGTTCTTCTGCGCCTTCCTGCCACAATTCCTTGAACCTGGCCGGCCAATCTTCGGCCAGTTCGCAGCAATGTTCATCAGTATCGCGGCCATCGTCGGGCTGGTGCATTCGTTCTACTGCTTCACCGCCTACCGCTTCGGCCAGCGCCTGAAGGCCTCGCGCCTGGCAGCCTGGTTCAAACGCGCCACCGGTGCGCTGTTCATCGGGCTGGGTGTGCGGTTGCTCAGCACCAAGGCGGTGTAA
- a CDS encoding cysteine desulfurase family protein: MHNSPLYLDYAATTPVDDRVIESMLACMGRQAHFGNPASSGHAFGQAARELVEQARRQVAEQVGAAPESLVWTSGATESNNLALKGIAQGAGQPGHLITSQLEHKAVLDTAAELERQGWAVTRLAPDAQGLIQPEAVQAALRSDTRLVSLMAVNNELGTTTDFGRIGECVRAHGALLHVDAAQAVGKVSIDLARQAVDLMSFSAHKAYGPKGIGALYVGSRARPCLQAQMHGGGHEGGLRSGTLPGHQIVGMGSAFALAGALAASEHERIKALSQRLRDGLLALPGVSLNGCAEQRIPHTLNLCIEAKGFSSAALASELAISTTSACNSASNAASHVLLALGLSEQQARSSVRISLGRYSTEADVDKALEVFGRVIAAGAVALW; this comes from the coding sequence ATGCACAACTCGCCGCTGTACCTCGACTACGCCGCCACCACCCCAGTCGATGACCGGGTCATCGAAAGCATGCTGGCCTGCATGGGCCGCCAGGCGCATTTCGGCAATCCTGCGTCCAGCGGTCACGCCTTCGGCCAGGCCGCCCGCGAGTTGGTGGAACAGGCCCGTCGCCAGGTCGCCGAACAGGTCGGCGCGGCGCCCGAATCGCTGGTATGGACGTCCGGTGCCACCGAGTCGAACAACCTCGCCCTCAAGGGCATCGCCCAGGGCGCCGGCCAGCCCGGTCACTTGATCACCAGCCAGTTGGAACACAAGGCCGTGCTCGACACGGCCGCCGAACTGGAGCGCCAGGGCTGGGCGGTCACAAGGCTGGCGCCGGATGCACAGGGGCTGATACAGCCCGAAGCCGTCCAGGCCGCCCTGCGTAGCGACACCCGCCTGGTATCGCTGATGGCGGTCAACAACGAGCTGGGCACCACCACCGACTTCGGCCGGATCGGCGAATGCGTACGCGCACATGGCGCACTGCTGCATGTGGATGCCGCCCAGGCCGTGGGCAAGGTCAGCATCGATCTGGCGCGCCAAGCCGTCGACCTGATGTCGTTTTCCGCCCACAAGGCTTATGGCCCCAAGGGCATTGGCGCACTGTACGTCGGCAGCCGCGCGCGCCCCTGCCTGCAGGCGCAGATGCATGGTGGCGGCCATGAAGGCGGGCTACGCTCCGGAACGCTGCCGGGGCATCAGATCGTCGGCATGGGAAGTGCCTTCGCGTTGGCCGGCGCCCTGGCCGCAAGCGAGCACGAGCGGATCAAGGCACTGTCGCAACGCCTACGTGACGGCCTGCTGGCCTTGCCGGGTGTGAGCCTCAACGGTTGTGCCGAACAACGTATCCCGCACACCTTGAACCTGTGCATCGAGGCCAAGGGCTTCAGCAGTGCGGCATTGGCGAGCGAACTGGCCATTTCCACGACCTCGGCGTGCAACTCGGCCAGTAACGCTGCATCCCACGTGCTGCTGGCCCTGGGGCTGAGCGAGCAGCAGGCACGCAGCAGCGTACGCATCAGCCTGGGGCGCTACAGCACCGAGGCTGATGTGGACAAAGCGCTCGAGGTGTTCGGGCGGGTCATTGCAGCAGGCGCCGTGGCGCTCTGGTAG
- a CDS encoding LysR family transcriptional regulator: MNLSKVDLNLFIVFDAIYTEANLTRAGQIVGITQPAVSNALSRLRETFNDPLFVRTAQGMVPTPMAQNIIGPVRNALALLRTSVQESRIFNPQQASKTFRISMTDLTEAVVLPLLFQRLRRLAPGVVIESFLCKRRETTKELAAGRLDFAVDAPLNTDPQVRHVKLMQDRYVCALRQGHPLGEAKLTLDSYLGMTHIHISSRRNGLGYVDLALGKMGVQRKIALRSQHYLMASQVLQQTDMVMTVPERFARRHQLRYLTLPVEVPPLETHLYWHESTDQDPANRWMREQIIELCQQVVAQDEREIAAQAAAD, from the coding sequence ATGAACCTCAGCAAGGTCGATCTCAACCTGTTCATCGTCTTCGACGCCATCTACACCGAAGCCAACCTGACCCGTGCCGGGCAGATCGTCGGCATCACTCAGCCTGCCGTATCCAATGCCCTGTCACGCCTGCGCGAAACCTTCAACGACCCGCTGTTCGTGCGCACCGCCCAAGGCATGGTGCCGACACCGATGGCACAGAACATCATCGGCCCGGTGCGTAATGCCCTGGCCCTGCTGCGTACCTCGGTGCAGGAAAGCCGGATCTTCAATCCGCAGCAGGCCAGCAAGACCTTCCGCATCAGCATGACCGACCTCACCGAAGCGGTGGTCCTGCCGCTGCTGTTCCAGCGTTTGCGCCGCCTGGCGCCGGGCGTGGTGATCGAGAGCTTCCTGTGCAAGCGGCGCGAGACCACCAAGGAGCTGGCCGCAGGTCGCCTGGACTTCGCCGTCGATGCCCCGCTGAACACCGATCCACAGGTGCGCCACGTCAAGCTGATGCAGGACCGCTATGTCTGTGCCCTGCGCCAAGGCCACCCCTTGGGCGAGGCCAAGCTGACCCTCGACAGCTACCTGGGCATGACCCATATCCATATTTCCAGCCGTCGCAACGGCCTGGGCTACGTCGATCTGGCACTGGGCAAGATGGGCGTGCAGCGCAAGATCGCGCTGCGCTCCCAGCACTACCTGATGGCCTCGCAGGTGCTGCAGCAGACCGACATGGTGATGACCGTCCCTGAGCGTTTCGCACGCCGCCATCAGTTGCGCTACCTGACGCTGCCGGTAGAAGTCCCGCCACTGGAAACGCACCTGTACTGGCATGAAAGCACTGATCAGGACCCGGCCAACCGCTGGATGCGCGAGCAGATCATCGAACTGTGCCAGCAGGTGGTGGCGCAGGATGAGCGGGAGATTGCCGCGCAGGCCGCTGCCGACTGA
- a CDS encoding acyl-CoA dehydrogenase, whose product MDFAYTPKVQALRERVTAFMDAYVYPAEAVFERQVAEGDRWQPTAIMEELKAKARTEGLWNLFLPESEYGAGLTNLEYAPLAEIMGRSLLGPEPFNCSAPDTGNMEVLVRYGSEAQKQQWLEPLLRGEIRSAFAMTEPDVASSDATNMAATAVRDGDEWVINGRKWWTSGACDPRCKVMIFMGLSNPDGPRHQQHSMVLVPTDASGVKIVRPLPVFGYDDAPHGHAEVLFDNVRVPYENVILGEGRGFEIAQGRLGPGRIHHCMRSIGMAERALELMCKRAVSRTAFGRPLARLGGNVDKIADSRMEIDMARLLTLKAAYMMDTAGNKVARSEIAQIKVVAPNVALKVIDRAIQIHGGAGVSGDFPLAYMYAMQRTLRLADGPDEVHRAAIGKYEIGKYVPKEMLRGGH is encoded by the coding sequence ATGGATTTCGCCTATACGCCCAAGGTCCAGGCTCTGCGCGAGCGCGTCACTGCGTTCATGGACGCCTATGTCTATCCCGCCGAAGCGGTGTTCGAGCGCCAGGTTGCCGAGGGTGACCGCTGGCAGCCCACCGCGATCATGGAAGAGCTCAAGGCCAAGGCCCGGACTGAAGGGCTGTGGAACCTGTTTCTGCCTGAGTCCGAGTACGGCGCGGGGCTGACCAACCTGGAGTACGCACCGCTGGCCGAGATCATGGGGCGCTCGCTGCTGGGGCCAGAGCCGTTCAACTGCTCGGCGCCGGATACCGGCAACATGGAAGTGCTGGTGCGTTATGGCAGCGAGGCGCAGAAGCAGCAGTGGCTCGAACCGCTGCTGCGTGGCGAGATCCGCTCGGCCTTTGCCATGACCGAACCTGATGTGGCTTCCTCCGATGCCACCAACATGGCTGCCACCGCCGTGCGTGATGGTGACGAGTGGGTAATCAACGGACGCAAGTGGTGGACCTCCGGCGCCTGCGACCCGCGTTGCAAGGTGATGATCTTCATGGGGCTGTCCAACCCCGATGGCCCGCGCCACCAGCAGCATTCGATGGTGCTGGTACCTACCGATGCGTCCGGGGTGAAGATCGTTCGCCCGCTGCCGGTGTTCGGTTACGACGATGCGCCCCATGGTCATGCCGAGGTGCTGTTCGATAACGTGCGCGTGCCTTACGAGAACGTCATCCTGGGCGAAGGGCGTGGTTTCGAGATTGCCCAGGGGCGCCTGGGGCCGGGACGTATCCACCACTGCATGCGTTCGATCGGCATGGCCGAACGTGCCCTGGAACTGATGTGCAAGCGTGCGGTAAGCCGCACCGCGTTCGGTCGGCCGCTGGCGCGGCTGGGCGGCAACGTCGACAAGATCGCTGACTCGCGGATGGAAATCGATATGGCGCGCCTGCTGACCCTCAAGGCGGCGTACATGATGGACACCGCCGGCAACAAGGTGGCGCGTAGCGAGATTGCCCAGATCAAGGTGGTGGCGCCGAACGTCGCGCTCAAGGTGATCGACCGCGCTATCCAGATTCATGGTGGTGCCGGTGTCAGCGGCGACTTCCCGCTGGCCTACATGTATGCCATGCAGCGCACCCTGCGCCTGGCCGACGGGCCCGACGAAGTGCATCGGGCGGCGATCGGCAAGTACGAGATCGGCAAGTATGTGCCCAAGGAGATGCTGCGCGGCGGGCACTAA
- a CDS encoding TerC family protein, which translates to MTALQTFLTTPLLGTSTWLWLVFVTIVIALLVLDLGVLHRQDREIEMRESLLLYSGYFSVGVLFGVWVWYELGAQSALEFYTGFLVEQSLSMDNVFVMAMIFSFFAIPRRYQHRVLFWGILGVVVLRAIMIGVGAALVQNFAWVLYLFGAFLLFTGVKMALSREDSHPDLANNPVLRFVRRHMRVTDQIHGKHFFVRLTPPGQSKALRYATPLFLALVLIELADLVFAVDSVPAIFAITQDPFIVYTSNIFAILGLRSLYFALSALMHRFVYLKYALALVLIFIGCKIFYHGLVGKVPALLSLGVTFGLLLGGVVLSLFKTRGSEGQEPALAQGSPSKAEATAGDAAPRSSTASTTNHTGP; encoded by the coding sequence ATGACAGCTCTGCAGACATTCCTCACAACACCCCTGCTCGGCACCAGCACCTGGCTGTGGCTGGTATTCGTCACCATCGTCATCGCTCTGCTGGTCCTCGACCTGGGCGTGCTGCACCGCCAGGACCGCGAAATCGAAATGCGCGAAAGCCTGCTGCTGTACTCGGGCTACTTCAGCGTGGGCGTACTGTTCGGGGTATGGGTGTGGTACGAGCTAGGCGCCCAGTCGGCACTGGAGTTCTACACGGGCTTCCTGGTCGAGCAGTCGCTGTCGATGGACAACGTGTTCGTCATGGCGATGATCTTCAGCTTCTTCGCCATCCCTCGCCGTTACCAGCACCGCGTGCTGTTCTGGGGCATCCTCGGCGTGGTAGTCCTGCGTGCGATCATGATTGGCGTGGGCGCCGCGCTGGTACAGAACTTCGCCTGGGTACTCTATCTGTTCGGTGCGTTCCTGCTGTTCACCGGGGTGAAGATGGCGCTTTCCAGGGAAGACAGCCATCCGGACCTGGCCAATAACCCGGTGCTGCGCTTCGTGCGCAGGCACATGCGGGTCACTGACCAGATCCACGGCAAGCACTTCTTCGTCCGTCTCACACCACCCGGCCAGAGCAAGGCGTTACGTTACGCCACCCCACTGTTCCTCGCCCTGGTGCTGATCGAGCTGGCCGACCTGGTATTTGCCGTCGACAGCGTGCCGGCGATCTTCGCCATCACCCAGGACCCGTTCATCGTCTACACCTCGAACATCTTCGCCATCCTCGGCCTGCGCTCGCTGTACTTCGCCCTGTCAGCCTTGATGCACCGCTTCGTCTACCTCAAGTACGCTCTGGCGTTGGTGCTGATCTTCATCGGTTGCAAGATCTTCTACCACGGGTTGGTGGGCAAGGTGCCGGCGCTGCTGTCGCTGGGCGTGACATTCGGGTTGCTGCTGGGCGGCGTGGTGCTGTCGCTGTTCAAGACCCGAGGCAGCGAAGGGCAAGAACCTGCCTTGGCCCAGGGCAGCCCGAGCAAGGCCGAAGCTACCGCTGGCGACGCTGCGCCGAGGTCATCCACGGCCTCTACCACGAATCACACAGGTCCTTGA
- a CDS encoding ABC transporter substrate-binding protein, which yields MKKIPTLLAGLMLALGLASTDSAARAESAKPIQFGAIGWESGALTTEILRLIVENGYGYPTDTLPGSTVSMEVALAKNDLQVIAEEWAGRSPAWVEAEKKGEVFALGDTVKNAVEGWYVPAYVIEGDPARNLKPLAPELKSVADLKRYAQVFKDPEAPTKGRFLNSPSGWTSEIVNSQKLKAYGLDGLYSNFRTGSGAALDAEVSSAVRRGQPVLFYYWSPTPLMGRFDFVRLEEPPYDAQAWATLTDPANPAPRGSSSLPAKLSIGVSKAFKTQYPDLVALFEKVDLPIDTLNQALAIMSEKRQDPREAAKVFLREHPQVWKAWMPPAVAQKVGDALGKP from the coding sequence ATGAAGAAAATTCCAACCTTGCTGGCCGGCCTGATGCTTGCGCTGGGCCTGGCCAGTACCGACAGCGCCGCACGCGCCGAGTCAGCCAAACCCATCCAGTTCGGCGCCATTGGCTGGGAAAGCGGCGCCCTGACCACCGAAATCCTGCGCCTGATCGTCGAGAACGGTTACGGCTACCCCACCGATACCCTCCCCGGCAGCACCGTCAGCATGGAAGTCGCGCTGGCGAAAAACGACCTGCAAGTGATCGCCGAGGAATGGGCCGGACGCAGCCCGGCCTGGGTCGAGGCCGAGAAAAAGGGCGAGGTGTTCGCCTTGGGCGACACCGTGAAGAACGCAGTCGAAGGCTGGTATGTGCCGGCATACGTAATCGAAGGCGACCCGGCGCGCAACCTGAAGCCGCTGGCGCCAGAACTCAAGAGCGTCGCCGACCTCAAGCGCTATGCGCAGGTATTCAAAGATCCCGAGGCGCCGACCAAGGGTCGCTTCCTCAACAGCCCAAGCGGCTGGACTTCAGAGATCGTCAACAGCCAGAAGCTCAAGGCCTACGGGCTCGATGGGCTCTACAGCAATTTCCGCACCGGCTCAGGCGCCGCCCTCGACGCTGAGGTCAGCTCGGCTGTTCGCCGTGGTCAACCGGTACTGTTCTATTACTGGAGCCCGACGCCACTGATGGGCCGCTTCGATTTCGTGCGCCTGGAAGAGCCCCCTTATGACGCCCAGGCCTGGGCCACCTTGACCGACCCGGCCAACCCCGCCCCACGTGGCAGCAGTTCGCTGCCCGCCAAACTGTCGATTGGTGTGTCGAAGGCCTTCAAGACCCAATACCCGGACCTGGTGGCCTTGTTCGAAAAGGTCGACTTGCCGATCGACACCCTCAACCAGGCCCTGGCCATCATGAGCGAGAAACGCCAGGACCCGCGGGAGGCGGCCAAGGTATTCCTGCGCGAGCATCCGCAGGTCTGGAAAGCCTGGATGCCGCCCGCAGTGGCGCAGAAAGTCGGCGACGCGCTCGGGAAACCGTGA
- a CDS encoding methyl-accepting chemotaxis protein produces the protein MEQQYRQVDQVATASHEMSATAQDVARSAAQAAQAARDADQATREGLAVIDRTTDSIDALAADMSSAMAQVEGLAQNSEKIGSVLEVIRSIAEQTNLLALNAAIEAARAGEAGRGFAVVADEVRNLARRTQESVEETRQVIESLQAGTREVVGAMDSSHRQAQGGVEQVGQAVTALQRIGQAVTVISDMNLQIASAAEEQSAVAEEINSNVATIRDVTESLSGQANESARVSQSLNSLANQQQGLMDQFRV, from the coding sequence ATGGAGCAGCAGTACCGCCAGGTCGACCAGGTCGCGACCGCCTCCCACGAAATGAGCGCCACCGCCCAGGACGTCGCCCGCAGCGCGGCCCAGGCAGCGCAAGCCGCGCGCGATGCCGACCAGGCCACCCGCGAAGGCCTGGCCGTGATCGATCGGACCACTGACAGCATCGATGCGCTGGCCGCCGACATGAGCAGCGCCATGGCCCAGGTCGAGGGGCTGGCGCAAAACAGCGAGAAGATTGGGTCGGTGCTGGAGGTGATTCGCTCCATCGCCGAGCAGACCAACCTGTTGGCTCTCAATGCGGCCATCGAGGCCGCGCGCGCCGGGGAAGCCGGGCGTGGTTTCGCAGTGGTCGCCGACGAAGTCCGCAACCTCGCGCGGCGTACCCAGGAGTCGGTGGAAGAGACCCGCCAGGTGATCGAGTCGCTGCAGGCCGGCACCCGTGAGGTGGTTGGCGCCATGGACAGCAGTCATCGTCAGGCCCAGGGCGGCGTGGAGCAGGTCGGCCAAGCGGTCACCGCGCTGCAGCGCATCGGCCAGGCGGTCACCGTGATCAGCGACATGAACCTGCAGATCGCCTCGGCCGCCGAGGAACAGAGCGCGGTGGCCGAAGAGATCAACAGTAACGTGGCCACCATCCGCGACGTGACCGAATCGCTGTCAGGTCAGGCCAATGAGTCGGCGCGGGTCAGCCAGTCGCTGAACAGCCTGGCCAACCAGCAGCAGGGGCTGATGGACCAGTTCCGGGTCTGA
- a CDS encoding Na+/H+ antiporter family protein, translating to MNAVIAAVGIMLVLSLSRVHVVIALIVGALTGGLVGGLGIEGTLAAFNGGLGGGATVALSYALLGAFAVAIAKSGLAHALADRALAMIDRQGQGQGGKLKWLLIGLMLVVAVSSQNVLPIHIAFIPLLVPPLLYVLTRLRIDRRLIACVITFGLITPYIFLPVGFGNIFLNQILLANVSRAGVDISGVNVTHAMAIPAAGMLVGLLVAVFISYRRKRDYDLARIEEVEQVSVQYNPLTLLVAGAAIAAAFIIQLWLDSMIIGAMVGFLIFSLSGIVRWRETDDLFTEGMKMMAMIGFIMIAASGFAEVMKATGEVKSLVETSAQWIDHSKGIGALLMLLVGLLVTMGIGSSFSTVPILAAIFVPLCVQLGFDPLATVCIVGTAGALGDAGSPASDSTLGPTSGLNVDGQHHHIWDTVVPTFIHYNLPLLAFGWVAAMVL from the coding sequence ATGAATGCAGTGATCGCCGCGGTCGGTATCATGCTGGTACTGAGCCTGTCCCGCGTGCATGTGGTCATCGCCCTGATCGTTGGCGCCCTGACCGGGGGCCTGGTCGGTGGCCTGGGGATCGAGGGCACGCTCGCGGCCTTCAATGGCGGCCTGGGCGGCGGCGCGACGGTGGCGTTGTCGTACGCGTTGCTCGGCGCCTTCGCCGTGGCCATCGCCAAGTCAGGCCTGGCCCACGCCCTGGCTGACCGCGCCCTGGCGATGATCGACCGCCAGGGGCAAGGACAGGGCGGTAAGCTCAAATGGCTGTTGATCGGCCTGATGCTGGTGGTTGCGGTGTCGTCGCAGAACGTTCTGCCGATTCACATCGCCTTCATCCCACTGTTGGTGCCGCCGCTCTTGTACGTGCTGACACGCCTGCGCATCGACCGGCGCCTGATCGCCTGCGTGATCACCTTCGGCCTGATTACTCCGTACATCTTCCTGCCCGTGGGTTTTGGCAACATCTTCCTCAACCAGATCCTGCTGGCCAACGTCAGCCGCGCGGGCGTGGACATCAGCGGCGTCAACGTCACCCACGCCATGGCCATCCCGGCGGCGGGCATGCTCGTTGGCCTGCTGGTGGCGGTGTTCATCAGTTATCGGCGCAAGCGTGACTACGACCTGGCGCGCATCGAAGAGGTCGAGCAGGTCAGTGTGCAGTACAACCCACTGACGTTGCTGGTGGCCGGCGCAGCCATCGCTGCGGCGTTCATCATCCAGTTGTGGCTGGATTCGATGATCATCGGTGCGATGGTCGGTTTCCTGATCTTCTCGCTGTCGGGCATCGTGCGCTGGCGCGAGACCGACGATCTGTTCACCGAGGGCATGAAGATGATGGCCATGATCGGCTTCATCATGATCGCGGCCTCGGGCTTTGCCGAAGTGATGAAGGCCACCGGCGAGGTGAAGAGCCTGGTCGAGACCTCGGCGCAGTGGATCGACCACAGCAAGGGTATCGGTGCCTTGCTGATGCTGCTGGTGGGGTTGCTGGTGACCATGGGCATCGGCTCGTCCTTCTCCACCGTGCCGATTCTTGCCGCGATCTTCGTGCCGCTGTGTGTGCAGTTGGGCTTCGATCCGCTGGCCACGGTGTGCATCGTCGGCACGGCCGGTGCGTTGGGCGACGCTGGCTCGCCTGCCTCGGACTCGACCTTGGGGCCGACCTCGGGCCTGAACGTCGATGGCCAGCATCACCATATCTGGGACACGGTGGTGCCGACCTTCATTCATTACAACCTGCCGCTGCTGGCGTTTGGCTGGGTAGCGGCGATGGTGCTTTAG
- a CDS encoding LysR substrate-binding domain-containing protein, which yields MNTPRAESPLPEDLRVFLTVIRKSGFAAAADELGLSPAYVSKRIRLLEVALGTRLLHRNARSLALTDAGERAQRWAIRILGDMDDFVGEMKQVRQEPRGVLHLCSSFGFGRNHVAPAVAQLSAAYPALEIRLDVFDRVVDIVAEGFDLEIRIGDDLPAQHIGRKLASNQRVLCATPEYLAQRGTPLSLKDLDNHDCLVLKERNNPFGVWQLQHAGREETVRVSGPLSSNNGEIVLQWALGGRGILLRSYWDVRPLLESGRLVQVLHDYTQSANVWAVYPTRLADSAKLRVCVEFLERHFKVLLG from the coding sequence ATGAACACACCTCGTGCCGAATCGCCGCTGCCGGAAGACCTGCGGGTCTTCCTCACGGTGATCCGCAAGTCAGGTTTTGCAGCGGCGGCGGACGAACTGGGCTTGTCGCCAGCCTATGTCAGCAAGCGCATCCGCTTGCTGGAGGTGGCGCTGGGCACGCGGCTGCTGCACCGCAACGCCCGCAGCCTTGCCCTCACCGACGCCGGAGAGCGTGCCCAGCGCTGGGCCATCCGCATTCTCGGTGACATGGACGACTTCGTCGGCGAGATGAAACAGGTGCGCCAAGAGCCGCGCGGCGTGCTGCACCTGTGCAGCAGCTTCGGCTTCGGCCGCAACCATGTCGCACCTGCGGTGGCGCAGTTGTCGGCGGCGTATCCGGCCCTGGAGATTCGCCTGGATGTGTTCGACCGCGTGGTGGATATCGTCGCCGAAGGCTTCGACCTTGAAATCCGTATCGGCGACGACCTGCCGGCACAGCACATCGGGCGCAAGCTTGCGAGCAACCAGCGGGTGCTGTGCGCCACGCCCGAATACCTTGCCCAGCGTGGTACGCCGCTGAGCCTCAAGGATCTCGACAATCACGACTGCCTGGTGCTCAAGGAGCGCAACAACCCGTTCGGTGTGTGGCAGTTGCAGCATGCCGGTCGCGAAGAAACGGTGCGGGTCAGCGGGCCGCTATCGTCGAACAATGGTGAGATCGTTCTGCAGTGGGCGCTGGGCGGGCGGGGCATCCTGCTGCGTTCGTACTGGGATGTACGGCCACTGCTGGAGAGCGGTCGGCTGGTGCAGGTGCTGCACGACTACACCCAGAGTGCCAACGTCTGGGCGGTGTACCCGACGCGCCTGGCGGACTCGGCGAAACTGCGCGTGTGCGTGGAGTTTCTCGAGCGGCACTTCAAGGTGTTGCTGGGGTGA